The following coding sequences are from one Formosa haliotis window:
- a CDS encoding glutamate-5-semialdehyde dehydrogenase: MKLLKTDLKNKVLQSMINLMDNNRALLLSANKKDLEAFKKDDQAMYDRLIVDDKKIDGMITAVTEVMQQDDPIGKTISHRVLDDGLEITNKTAPFGTIMIIYESRPDVTIEAAVLAFKANNKIFLKGGKEAIHSNKVLVEFWHKALTENGLDTSWIQLLTLNREETQAFLKNPTEPLDLIVPRGGERLIQFVKEHARCAVLVSGRGNNFLFIDKTADWDKTLKVILNAKTDKISACNALDKILVHKDIPNYEAKLKDLETTLKAKEVTILVDAKTQQVLSDEALIPNEDVWYEEFLSLKCCIGTVDSLDAAIETINTFSGGHSATIMTNNKEKAIQFMENVDCAAVYQNASTRFTDGGKMGVGAELAISTDKLHHRGPLGLKELVTNKYYIFGDGHVRV; this comes from the coding sequence ATGAAATTATTAAAAACCGACTTAAAAAATAAAGTACTACAATCCATGATTAATTTAATGGATAATAATAGAGCTTTACTTTTAAGCGCGAACAAGAAAGATTTAGAAGCATTTAAAAAAGACGACCAAGCCATGTACGATCGGTTAATCGTAGATGACAAAAAGATAGACGGTATGATAACCGCGGTTACCGAGGTTATGCAACAAGACGACCCGATTGGAAAAACCATTTCGCATCGTGTGTTAGACGACGGATTGGAAATTACCAATAAAACAGCTCCTTTTGGAACAATCATGATTATTTACGAATCGCGACCAGATGTTACCATAGAAGCAGCGGTATTGGCCTTTAAAGCCAATAATAAAATATTCCTTAAAGGAGGAAAAGAAGCCATACACAGTAATAAAGTGTTGGTAGAGTTTTGGCACAAAGCCTTAACCGAAAACGGATTAGACACCAGCTGGATACAGCTTTTAACCCTAAACCGAGAAGAAACGCAGGCCTTCTTAAAAAATCCTACAGAACCATTAGACCTAATCGTACCACGCGGTGGCGAACGTTTAATACAATTTGTAAAAGAACACGCCCGTTGTGCCGTATTGGTGAGCGGCCGTGGTAACAATTTTCTTTTTATCGATAAAACTGCCGATTGGGATAAAACCCTTAAGGTAATTTTAAACGCTAAAACAGATAAAATTTCGGCTTGTAATGCCTTAGATAAAATTCTTGTCCATAAAGACATTCCAAATTACGAAGCCAAATTAAAAGACCTAGAAACCACTTTAAAAGCTAAAGAGGTTACCATCTTAGTCGATGCTAAAACACAGCAGGTTTTAAGCGATGAAGCCCTTATACCTAACGAAGACGTTTGGTATGAAGAATTTTTATCGTTAAAATGCTGTATCGGTACAGTAGATAGTTTAGATGCCGCTATAGAAACTATTAATACGTTTTCTGGCGGACATTCAGCAACCATAATGACAAATAACAAAGAAAAAGCTATTCAATTTATGGAAAATGTAGACTGTGCAGCCGTGTACCAAAATGCCTCTACCCGTTTCACCGATGGTGGAAAAATGGGCGTTGGTGCCGAACTTGCCATTAGTACAGACAAACTACATCACAGAGGTCCGTTAGGACTTAAAGAATTAGTAACTAATAAATATTATATTTTTGGCGACGGACATGTACGCGTGTAA
- a CDS encoding sugar transferase: protein MNKTPISFNISERKILLRVVDLIMALAVLFGLSHFFSFDYFTITDENWSWVIVLVVYITIFGTVFEIYDLRKSSALESTLPNVFVMSMVVVGFYLMTPIFTPFLPVKRIQILYFFLGILGGIIVWRMFYIKLIASPRFYKHVLLVGEPGHIDDIVKAFREVDPNYNIVGFINCETQTTNPLPKLAKAYAPEALNEVIAKHQVSEVVVATYNSELITPALYQELMFLLERGFPIREYTQAFEEMTNRIPVQYLGKDFYKYFPFSRNNKNKLYLLQRWLFDKASALIGCVVGLLILPFVLLGNAIGNRGPLFYRQERVGLHGHLFSIIKFRTMVVDAETNGAVWATKNDARITAFGKFLRLTRIDEIPQCINILKGDMSLIGPRPERPKFVKELAEVIPFYEARQMIKPGLTGWAQVKIRYGESVADSLMKLQYDLFYIKHRSFFLDLNIMVKTVSAVIFFRGQ from the coding sequence ATGAATAAAACCCCTATCTCTTTCAATATTTCTGAACGGAAGATTCTCTTGCGTGTGGTAGATCTTATAATGGCACTAGCTGTATTGTTTGGATTGAGTCATTTTTTTTCCTTTGATTACTTTACTATTACAGATGAGAATTGGTCGTGGGTGATTGTACTTGTGGTTTATATTACAATATTCGGTACTGTTTTTGAAATTTACGACCTTCGGAAATCTAGTGCCTTAGAATCGACTCTACCCAATGTGTTTGTAATGTCCATGGTAGTGGTGGGATTTTATTTAATGACACCAATATTTACACCTTTTCTACCCGTAAAACGTATACAGATTTTATATTTTTTTCTAGGAATTCTTGGGGGGATCATTGTTTGGCGCATGTTCTACATTAAGCTAATTGCCAGTCCAAGATTTTACAAGCATGTATTACTTGTTGGAGAACCCGGCCATATTGATGATATTGTAAAAGCGTTTCGGGAAGTAGATCCTAATTATAATATAGTAGGTTTTATTAATTGTGAAACTCAAACAACAAACCCTTTGCCTAAATTGGCTAAAGCTTATGCTCCTGAAGCTTTAAATGAGGTGATAGCAAAACATCAGGTTTCTGAAGTTGTGGTAGCTACCTATAATTCCGAATTAATTACGCCGGCCTTGTACCAAGAACTCATGTTTCTTTTAGAACGTGGTTTTCCTATACGGGAATATACTCAGGCCTTTGAGGAAATGACTAATAGAATCCCGGTGCAATATTTAGGAAAGGATTTTTATAAATATTTTCCGTTTAGTAGGAATAATAAAAACAAACTGTATTTATTACAGCGCTGGCTATTCGATAAAGCATCGGCATTAATTGGGTGTGTAGTAGGTCTTTTAATTCTTCCCTTTGTATTACTAGGAAATGCCATCGGGAATCGCGGTCCCTTATTTTATAGGCAAGAACGTGTTGGCCTTCACGGACACTTATTTTCGATTATAAAATTTAGAACCATGGTGGTGGATGCCGAGACAAACGGTGCCGTTTGGGCGACTAAAAACGATGCCCGTATCACAGCCTTTGGAAAGTTTTTAAGATTGACACGAATAGATGAAATTCCGCAGTGTATCAATATTTTAAAAGGGGATATGAGCTTAATTGGTCCGAGACCCGAACGTCCAAAATTTGTAAAGGAATTGGCTGAGGTGATTCCCTTTTATGAAGCACGACAAATGATTAAACCTGGGCTTACGGGGTGGGCACAGGTAAAGATTCGCTATGGTGAATCGGTAGCCGATAGCTTAATGAAGTTGCAATACGATTTGTTTTATATTAAGCATCGTAGTTTTTTCTTGGATTTAAATATTATGGTTAAAACAGTAAGTGCCGTTATTTTCTTTAGAGGGCAGTGA
- a CDS encoding energy transducer TonB, producing MKAKKNPKIDIGRNSSIYFAIGLNIMLLLTWKALELRTYDRSTAPIELVTMETEVDEDIPITKIDIPLPPPPPPVAISETIQVVESFEDIEETVIESTESSQEDAIPAPPEEVAIEDVKTEEVEEVVEVPFAVIEQIPLFPGCEGLSNAAAKACFQEKMNAHIKTHFNYPEKALELGLQGRVSIVFIIDENGNITGVRSRGPDKLLEQEAERIIKELPKMKPGMQRGRPVKVSYTLPIFFKFQAQ from the coding sequence ATGAAAGCTAAAAAGAACCCAAAAATTGACATCGGGAGAAATAGCAGTATATATTTTGCTATTGGGTTAAATATTATGTTACTCTTAACCTGGAAAGCTCTCGAATTACGAACTTACGATCGGAGTACGGCACCTATAGAATTGGTTACTATGGAGACCGAAGTAGACGAAGATATTCCTATTACTAAAATCGATATTCCATTGCCTCCACCACCTCCTCCGGTAGCCATATCCGAAACGATACAGGTGGTAGAATCGTTTGAAGATATTGAAGAAACGGTGATAGAAAGTACCGAATCATCGCAAGAGGATGCCATTCCAGCCCCGCCAGAAGAGGTAGCGATAGAAGATGTGAAGACCGAAGAGGTCGAGGAAGTTGTTGAGGTGCCTTTTGCAGTTATAGAACAAATTCCTTTATTTCCCGGCTGTGAGGGCTTGTCTAATGCCGCAGCAAAAGCTTGTTTTCAAGAAAAGATGAATGCCCATATTAAAACACACTTTAATTATCCTGAAAAAGCTCTTGAATTAGGCTTACAAGGACGGGTATCGATCGTTTTTATCATCGATGAAAATGGTAATATTACCGGAGTGCGGTCTAGAGGTCCAGACAAATTACTTGAGCAAGAAGCCGAACGTATCATAAAAGAATTGCCAAAAATGAAACCGGGTATGCAAAGAGGTCGCCCCGTTAAAGTGTCGTATACCTTACCGATTTTCTTTAAGTTTCAAGCGCAATAA
- a CDS encoding glycosyltransferase family 4 protein — MKKNVLYLGNNLSSTKTNVSYMKGLSVALEREGFNVLCKSAYLNKGRRILDMVLSTFKYGPKRDYALIDTYSTQNFYYALVVSQVCRFIRLPYIPILHGGNLPQRLTRNPKLCKLLFQPAKALVSPSRYLESVFKTHGYTNVVYIPNSLQIENYLFQSKPIAVIKLLWVRSFSTIYNPKLAIDILKKLLDTGHKAELCMVGPDTDGSISEVKAYADTLGLFVTFTGKLTKQKWTTLAQDYNVFINTTNFDNMPVSVIEAMALGLPVISTNVGGMPFLIDHEQDGLLVPPNDADAFVEAINRLKDQPELVVKLTKQARAKVETYDWEVVKAKWISVLE, encoded by the coding sequence ATGAAAAAAAACGTCCTATACTTAGGCAACAACTTAAGCAGTACTAAGACCAATGTGTCATATATGAAAGGCTTGTCGGTAGCACTAGAACGGGAAGGGTTTAACGTGTTGTGCAAGTCGGCATACCTAAATAAAGGACGCCGTATTTTAGATATGGTTTTAAGTACATTTAAATATGGACCTAAAAGGGATTATGCTTTAATAGATACTTATAGTACGCAGAATTTTTATTATGCTCTAGTTGTAAGTCAGGTGTGTCGTTTTATTAGGTTGCCATATATCCCTATTTTGCATGGTGGAAATTTACCACAGCGCTTAACGCGTAATCCTAAATTATGTAAGCTGCTATTTCAACCTGCTAAAGCGTTAGTGTCTCCATCTCGGTATTTGGAATCGGTATTTAAAACTCATGGGTATACAAATGTGGTATATATCCCTAATAGTTTGCAAATAGAAAATTATCTGTTTCAATCTAAACCTATAGCCGTAATAAAATTATTATGGGTACGTTCATTTTCTACGATTTATAATCCGAAATTAGCGATTGATATATTAAAAAAACTTTTAGATACAGGCCACAAGGCCGAATTGTGTATGGTGGGACCAGATACCGATGGATCGATATCTGAAGTGAAAGCATATGCAGATACTCTAGGTCTTTTTGTTACATTTACCGGGAAACTCACCAAACAAAAATGGACTACTTTAGCCCAAGATTATAATGTTTTTATTAACACCACGAACTTCGACAATATGCCAGTAAGTGTGATAGAAGCTATGGCTTTAGGTTTGCCAGTAATCTCTACAAATGTAGGAGGGATGCCGTTTTTAATCGATCATGAACAAGACGGTCTCTTAGTTCCTCCCAATGATGCTGATGCTTTTGTTGAAGCCATTAATCGATTAAAAGATCAACCAGAATTAGTCGTAAAATTAACGAAGCAAGCCCGAGCGAAAGTTGAAACTTATGACTGGGAGGTTGTAAAAGCAAAATGGATCTCTGTATTGGAGTAG
- a CDS encoding O-antigen ligase family protein: MRHNRTKKYRFTNDLYVALVVMHLFIGVGVYFIPMFSNLYFTITALFFIGKIIFVPNVAKTMWVLFGCAYIAAAESFFRMTGGGLFYEFSKYYIILLVLMGMFFNGVSGKSYPYFIYLILLLPSVLVASMTLGYDLNFRKSIAFVLSGPVCLGASALFCYDKRLSQEQLLQVLACMSFPIIAMMVYLFLYNPSIKEVLQGTGSNFAASGGYGPNQVSTLLGLGMVALTVRFFLKSPTVFLKIFNLVLLALVSFRALVTFSRGGVIAAVMMMIGFLVVFYGRSRFKQRQQILGALVLLFVGVMITWVIAANQTDGLIENRYTNKDAIGREKEDASTGRVDLFVREFEGFLHHPFLGVGANGMKQVRLEEEGQVIASHNEVSRLFSEHGVFGIIILVLLITIPLIYRTQHKGNLLFYSFLIFWFATINHSAMRIAAPGFIYGLSLLNIVHEKKRPILRQQLKQY, from the coding sequence ATGAGACACAATAGAACTAAAAAATATAGATTTACTAACGATTTGTATGTGGCCTTGGTGGTTATGCATTTGTTTATTGGTGTAGGAGTATATTTTATACCGATGTTTTCAAATTTATATTTTACCATAACCGCCTTGTTTTTTATTGGGAAAATTATTTTTGTTCCTAATGTAGCTAAGACGATGTGGGTCTTGTTTGGTTGTGCCTATATTGCAGCCGCAGAATCTTTTTTTAGAATGACAGGCGGAGGCTTGTTCTATGAGTTTTCTAAATACTATATTATTTTATTAGTTCTAATGGGGATGTTTTTTAATGGGGTATCAGGTAAAAGTTATCCTTATTTTATTTATCTTATTTTGTTATTACCCTCGGTACTAGTCGCATCGATGACTTTAGGTTACGATTTAAATTTTAGAAAATCTATAGCCTTCGTCCTTAGTGGTCCGGTGTGTTTAGGAGCTTCTGCTTTGTTTTGTTACGATAAACGTTTAAGTCAGGAGCAATTACTTCAAGTTTTAGCCTGTATGAGCTTTCCTATTATTGCTATGATGGTTTACCTGTTTCTGTATAACCCGAGTATAAAAGAGGTATTACAAGGTACGGGATCTAACTTTGCGGCTTCTGGTGGCTATGGACCTAATCAGGTATCTACCTTGTTAGGCTTAGGTATGGTTGCTCTTACCGTTCGTTTCTTTTTAAAATCGCCAACGGTATTTTTAAAAATATTTAATTTAGTATTACTTGCATTGGTTTCATTTAGGGCTCTGGTGACTTTCAGTAGGGGTGGGGTAATAGCAGCGGTTATGATGATGATAGGATTTTTAGTGGTGTTTTATGGTCGCTCCCGTTTTAAACAACGTCAACAAATATTAGGAGCTTTGGTTCTATTGTTCGTTGGGGTTATGATAACATGGGTAATAGCGGCTAACCAAACAGATGGTTTAATAGAAAATCGTTATACTAATAAAGATGCCATTGGTAGAGAAAAGGAAGATGCCTCTACTGGCCGCGTTGATTTATTTGTTAGAGAATTTGAAGGGTTTTTACATCATCCGTTTTTAGGCGTTGGTGCTAATGGTATGAAACAAGTACGGTTAGAGGAGGAAGGGCAAGTTATAGCATCGCATAATGAGGTAAGTCGTTTATTTTCCGAGCATGGTGTTTTCGGTATCATTATTTTAGTTTTATTAATAACAATACCTCTTATTTATAGAACACAGCATAAAGGAAATCTTTTATTTTATTCTTTTTTAATTTTTTGGTTTGCTACCATAAATCATTCTGCCATGCGTATTGCGGCTCCAGGTTTTATTTATGGCTTATCCTTATTAAACATTGTACATGAAAAAAAACGTCCTATACTTAGGCAACAACTTAAGCAGTACTAA
- a CDS encoding glycosyltransferase, with protein sequence MPKNIELALRVLQLIDTLEAGGAERMAVNLANALVTEVNGSYLCTTRAEGLLKASLDSSVGYLFLKRTKTLDVSAVKRLVAYVKQEQITIVHAHASSFFIATLLKLYFPKVQFVWHDHYGNSQFVEERPKKMLKACSRLFYAIFAVNETLGQWDKRQLHCKQVEVVANFVTLQSCALETKLYGEPGKRIVCLANLRPQKDHINLVNAFNQVLEIHPDWTLHCVGKDFNDDYAKQVYTEVRRLGLEKQIYFYGSCPDVSAILKHMDIGVLSSKSEGLPLALLEYGFAELPVIATDVGDCNRVIVNTNIGRLVPASDANSLAVTLIKVIEDKQWRLNSSVALHHFVKKRYSKAGALKHVLQVYRQWTL encoded by the coding sequence ATGCCCAAAAATATAGAACTCGCATTGAGAGTATTGCAACTTATAGACACCTTAGAAGCCGGAGGCGCGGAACGTATGGCTGTGAACTTGGCAAATGCCCTAGTTACAGAGGTAAATGGTTCTTATTTATGTACTACACGAGCAGAAGGATTATTAAAAGCAAGTTTGGATTCTAGTGTTGGTTATTTGTTCTTAAAAAGAACCAAAACCTTAGATGTATCTGCTGTAAAGCGATTAGTTGCTTATGTGAAACAGGAACAAATAACCATTGTTCATGCGCATGCCTCTTCTTTTTTTATAGCTACTCTTTTAAAATTATATTTTCCTAAAGTACAGTTCGTGTGGCATGATCACTACGGAAATAGTCAATTTGTTGAAGAACGCCCCAAAAAAATGTTAAAGGCGTGTTCTCGATTATTTTATGCCATTTTTGCGGTTAATGAAACTTTGGGGCAATGGGATAAAAGGCAATTACACTGTAAACAAGTTGAGGTAGTGGCTAATTTTGTGACTTTACAAAGCTGTGCATTAGAAACGAAGTTGTATGGCGAGCCAGGTAAACGTATAGTCTGTTTAGCAAATTTACGACCACAAAAAGACCATATTAATTTAGTGAATGCTTTTAATCAAGTGCTTGAAATACATCCGGATTGGACCTTACATTGCGTAGGAAAAGATTTTAATGACGACTATGCTAAACAGGTTTATACCGAAGTAAGGCGGTTGGGCTTAGAAAAACAGATCTATTTTTATGGGAGTTGCCCAGATGTATCGGCTATTTTAAAGCATATGGATATTGGGGTGTTGTCATCTAAATCTGAAGGTTTACCTTTGGCGCTTTTAGAATATGGGTTTGCAGAATTACCTGTGATAGCTACTGATGTTGGTGATTGTAATCGGGTGATTGTGAATACAAATATAGGGCGATTAGTTCCTGCCTCTGATGCAAACAGTTTGGCAGTAACTTTAATTAAAGTAATTGAAGATAAACAATGGCGTTTAAATTCTAGTGTGGCTTTACATCATTTTGTTAAGAAGCGTTATTCTAAAGCGGGAGCATTAAAACACGTATTGCAAGTATATAGACAGTGGACACTATAA
- a CDS encoding NAD-dependent epimerase/dehydratase family protein yields the protein MPIILITGGAGNIGSRLASLLAKKSDYKIVILDNLSTGVKTHIPQLPNVTFIKANVNDYNDIVAVFGRYNFDYVFHFAAVVGVKRTLEHPIAVLEDLEGIKHILSLSKNTGVKRVFYSSSSEVYGEPFEVPQHENTTPLNSRLPYAIVKNAGEAFCKAYRNEFDLSYTIFRFFNTYGPQQSDDFVVPRFLKSALKGEPITIHGDGLQTRSFCYIDDTVETCIKTLEGELYINDVLNIGNDKEMTILDLAQTIIKVAQSDSKIIHLPALEEGDMRRRCPDTTKMKQVLNRDLTALEQGLQNMIQGLG from the coding sequence ATGCCCATTATACTAATAACCGGCGGTGCCGGAAATATTGGAAGTCGTTTAGCATCTCTTTTAGCAAAAAAATCAGATTATAAAATAGTTATACTAGATAATTTATCTACAGGGGTAAAAACACATATACCTCAATTACCCAATGTAACGTTTATTAAAGCCAATGTGAACGATTATAATGATATTGTTGCTGTTTTTGGGCGTTATAATTTTGATTATGTGTTTCATTTCGCAGCCGTAGTAGGGGTGAAGCGTACGTTAGAACATCCTATAGCAGTGCTAGAAGATTTAGAAGGGATTAAACACATCTTATCTCTCTCTAAAAACACGGGGGTTAAGCGTGTGTTCTACTCCAGTTCTTCTGAAGTTTATGGAGAACCGTTTGAAGTACCACAGCATGAAAATACAACACCCTTAAATTCCAGGTTACCTTATGCCATAGTTAAGAATGCAGGAGAAGCTTTTTGTAAGGCCTATCGAAATGAATTTGATTTATCGTATACTATTTTTCGTTTTTTTAATACCTATGGTCCTCAACAGAGTGATGATTTTGTAGTCCCTCGATTTTTAAAGTCCGCACTAAAAGGGGAACCGATTACCATTCATGGAGACGGTTTACAAACCCGTTCTTTTTGTTATATAGATGATACGGTGGAAACTTGTATAAAAACTTTAGAAGGAGAACTTTATATAAATGATGTTTTAAATATTGGTAACGATAAAGAAATGACGATTTTAGATCTGGCACAAACTATAATTAAGGTTGCACAATCTGATTCTAAAATTATTCACCTTCCTGCTTTGGAAGAAGGAGACATGCGCAGGCGCTGTCCTGATACTACTAAAATGAAACAGGTTTTAAATCGTGACTTAACCGCTTTAGAACAAGGTTTACAAAATATGATACAAGGGCTGGGGTAA
- a CDS encoding GIY-YIG nuclease family protein has product MKTSYVYFMTNKNNTVIYVGVTSNLKRRVFQHKSKTYKGFTSKYNCDKLVYFEIFQDIKLAIAREKQIKAGNRKRKISLITSTNPNWTDLSNGWIFDV; this is encoded by the coding sequence ATGAAAACTTCATACGTATACTTTATGACGAATAAAAACAACACCGTAATTTATGTTGGTGTAACGTCTAATTTAAAACGACGTGTGTTCCAACATAAGTCAAAGACCTATAAAGGCTTTACAAGCAAATACAATTGTGATAAATTAGTCTATTTTGAAATATTTCAGGACATCAAATTGGCCATAGCCAGAGAAAAACAAATAAAAGCAGGTAATAGAAAGCGGAAAATCAGTTTAATTACGTCTACAAATCCCAATTGGACAGATTTATCCAACGGGTGGATATTTGATGTGTAA
- a CDS encoding glycosyltransferase family 4 protein, translated as MKLAIFTLVQHSKKDNTYYGYAPYVREMNLWSRYVNDVTVVGIQKPNNVVDAIDCAYNQDIKFVAVPNFSLLGFAAIIRTLLVLPIVFFKCVNVMRQADYIHLRCPANVSLVACFAQILFPSKQKSTKYAGNWDPNSNQPWTYRLQQAILRNTVLTKNMKVLVYGEWPGETKNIYPFISATYTDAEKVVFQAKDYTKELVFVFAGMLVPGKRPLLTIQFIEELNKRDIPARLELFGDGPLRGELEAYIATQRLEPQITVHGNQDKMVVKKALLTAHFNILLSKSEGWPKAVAEGMFFGCIPVTTSVSCVAWMVGYGERGIIVEPELEAAVSHFINTFKQHDLNVMAEKALNWSQQYTFNRLESDIAKVLDGTFESNV; from the coding sequence ATGAAATTAGCAATCTTCACATTAGTACAACACAGTAAAAAGGATAATACCTATTATGGATATGCTCCTTATGTGCGTGAAATGAACTTATGGTCTAGATACGTTAACGATGTTACTGTGGTAGGGATTCAAAAACCAAATAATGTAGTAGATGCAATAGATTGTGCTTACAACCAAGATATTAAATTTGTTGCTGTGCCAAACTTTAGTTTGTTGGGGTTTGCCGCTATAATAAGAACCCTATTGGTATTACCTATAGTTTTTTTTAAATGTGTAAATGTTATGAGACAGGCAGACTACATCCATTTGCGTTGTCCTGCGAATGTGAGTTTAGTAGCTTGTTTTGCTCAAATTCTATTTCCATCGAAACAGAAATCAACTAAATATGCTGGGAATTGGGACCCTAACAGCAATCAGCCCTGGACCTATCGTTTGCAACAGGCTATTCTTAGGAATACAGTTCTAACTAAAAACATGAAGGTTTTGGTGTATGGGGAATGGCCGGGAGAAACTAAAAATATATATCCGTTTATTTCGGCAACCTATACCGACGCAGAAAAGGTAGTTTTCCAAGCTAAAGATTATACCAAAGAACTGGTGTTTGTATTTGCAGGGATGTTGGTGCCCGGAAAACGACCTTTATTGACGATTCAATTTATCGAGGAACTAAATAAACGCGATATACCAGCGCGCTTAGAATTATTTGGCGATGGGCCGTTGAGAGGGGAGTTGGAAGCTTATATTGCTACACAACGGTTAGAACCGCAGATTACTGTTCATGGAAATCAAGATAAAATGGTCGTAAAAAAAGCTTTATTAACGGCTCATTTTAATATTTTACTCTCTAAAAGTGAAGGCTGGCCAAAAGCTGTGGCCGAAGGGATGTTTTTTGGATGTATTCCTGTAACCACGTCTGTATCTTGCGTCGCTTGGATGGTAGGCTATGGCGAACGTGGTATTATCGTTGAACCTGAACTTGAGGCCGCGGTATCTCATTTTATAAATACATTTAAGCAACACGATTTAAATGTTATGGCAGAAAAGGCTTTAAACTGGTCGCAGCAGTATACTTTTAATCGGCTAGAATCTGATATTGCTAAAGTGTTAGATGGTACTTTTGAGAGTAATGTGTGA
- a CDS encoding glycosyltransferase family 2 protein has translation MTFTLIVCTYMRPKALLTLLNSVVNQTLYPDEIIIVDGSVNDETRVMLEENYFKNLSYYLVEPKERGLTRQRNFGIEKVSKRSEIVCFLDDDIVLDADYFKNIIATYAVYPVALAVGGYITNEVRWEQNKKITSTGDYFCFDNWCRKEPSRFKVRRLFGLEPDAPPGWLPSFSHMRSIGFLPPTKKIYNVEMFMGGVSSYKMSVFKALSFSNYFEGYGLYEDADFCLRIAKHGPLFVNTAATCSHYHAEEGRPNMFKYGQMVIRNGWYIWRVKYPNPHVKSKFKWHSTALLLTVLIFLGCVLSRNKKAMLTEGIGRVYGWWQLLFNKPCIQ, from the coding sequence ATGACATTTACATTGATTGTTTGCACTTATATGCGCCCGAAAGCATTATTGACCTTACTTAATTCTGTGGTTAATCAGACTTTATATCCTGACGAGATTATCATAGTTGATGGCTCTGTAAATGACGAGACGCGAGTTATGCTAGAGGAGAATTACTTTAAGAATTTAAGCTATTATCTGGTTGAACCCAAAGAACGTGGTTTAACGAGACAACGTAACTTTGGTATAGAAAAAGTAAGTAAACGTTCAGAAATCGTGTGTTTTTTGGATGATGATATCGTTTTAGATGCCGATTATTTTAAAAACATAATAGCGACCTATGCGGTCTATCCTGTAGCTCTTGCTGTAGGGGGCTATATTACAAATGAAGTTCGTTGGGAACAGAATAAAAAAATTACATCAACTGGTGACTATTTTTGTTTTGATAATTGGTGTAGAAAGGAACCTTCGCGGTTTAAAGTCCGCCGGTTATTTGGTTTAGAACCAGATGCACCTCCTGGGTGGTTGCCATCATTTTCGCATATGCGTTCGATTGGGTTTTTACCGCCAACTAAGAAGATTTATAACGTAGAAATGTTTATGGGGGGAGTATCGTCTTATAAAATGTCTGTTTTTAAAGCCTTATCATTTTCTAATTATTTTGAAGGCTATGGCTTGTACGAAGACGCCGATTTTTGTTTGCGAATAGCTAAGCATGGACCACTATTTGTGAATACTGCAGCAACATGTAGTCATTATCATGCTGAAGAAGGGCGCCCAAATATGTTTAAATATGGACAAATGGTGATTAGAAATGGTTGGTATATTTGGCGAGTTAAATATCCTAATCCACATGTGAAATCTAAATTTAAATGGCATTCCACTGCTTTATTATTAACCGTATTAATATTTCTAGGTTGTGTCTTGTCTCGAAATAAAAAGGCTATGCTTACAGAAGGAATAGGTCGAGTATACGGTTGGTGGCAGTTGTTGTTTAATAAGCCATGTATTCAGTAA